In a genomic window of Chaetodon auriga isolate fChaAug3 chromosome 1, fChaAug3.hap1, whole genome shotgun sequence:
- the ap3s2 gene encoding AP-3 complex subunit sigma-2, producing MIKAILIFNNHGKPRLIRFYQYFAEDMQQQIIRETFHLVSKRDDNVCNFLEGGSLIGGSDYKLIYRHYATLYFVFCVDSSESELGILDLIQVFVETLDKCFENVCELDLIFHMDKVHYILQEVVMGGMVLETNMNEIVAQVEVQNRMEKSEGGLSAAPARAVSAVKNMNLPEIPRNINIGDINIKVPSLSPF from the exons ATGATTAAAGCCATCTTGATATTTAACAACCACGGAAAACCGCGGCTGATCAGATTCTATCAGTATTTT GCGGaggacatgcagcagcagatcatTCGAGAGACTTTCCATTTGGTGTCTAAAAGAGACGACAACGTCTGCAACTTCTTGGAGGGTGGGAG TCTCATTGGTGGATCTGACTACAAGCTGATTTACCGGCACTACGCGACTCTCtactttgtcttctgtgtggaCTCGTCTGAGAGTGAGCTCGGCATTCTGGACTTGATCCAG GTGTTTGTGGAAACACTGGATAAATGCTTTGAAAACGTCTGTGAACTGGACCTCATATTCCACATGGACAAG gtccaTTATATCTTGCAGGAGGTGGTGATGGGGGGCATGGTGCTGGAGACCAACATGAATGAGATTGTAGCCCAGGTCGAAGTGCAGAACCGCATGGAGAAGTCTGAG GGTGGCCTGTCGGCGGCCCCCGCTCGCGCCGTCTCTGCCGTGAAGAACATGAACCTGCCCGAGATTCCCCGCAACATCAACATCGGAGACATCAATATCAAAGTGCCGAGCCTCTCCCCGTTCTGA